The genomic region CTTTATGATGCAAACAGTGTCATATATCTGAACGCTTTGGTGGCGCACAAGACTCTGAGCAATCTCCCCCTTGATTACACTTTCGCCATTATTCCCGACAGCCGGGACATTGGTGAAGGCATCGCGGATGCCATGTCGCAGTTAGGATTGCGTTCGGTGGCGATTGTTAGGGACCCTTCCGACCTCTCCGGCGAAATCGCCATTGCTGCAACAAACAGGGCGGCCTACCGGAAGATCGACATTGCCTTGCAGGTCACCCTGCACCGGCAACAGGCGAGCTATCAGGATCTGTTGACCCGTCTGGATCAAGCCGATGTTGATGCGCTGGTCATCCTGGCAAACCGACAAATGCGCGAGGGCCTGCTGCTGGACGCCGCGCGGCTGCGCTACGATCGGCCGATTCTGCTGGGGCATCCCGAAGGATTTGGCCTAACGGCCAAGGACCGATTTTCAGAGAACCTGGTAATCCTAAAGCCCAGCCTATTTGCCGAGCAAGAGAATGCATACCAAGTGGCGGACTTTCGAAGAGCATTTTTACGCAGCTATGGAGTCACCCCAAATGGCTGGGCCGGTCAGGGTTATGACGCGGTGTTATTGCTGGCAGCCGCGGTAGACGCCGCACAGTCCCTTGATCCATCAGTTGTGGCACCAGCGCTGCGCAACAGCCTGCCCTGGGCAGGCATTACAGTTGGCTATCCTCATATCTCGCCGCAACCGACGGATTATAGTGAATCTTTGACGTTTGTACCGGGCAATACTTTAGCATCTGACATTTTCATTTCTTCCAACCGATAGGTGGCGACATGCCCATAGCAAATCACTTCGTTCTCTGGATTGCGGTAGCTTATCTTTTGACTTGCGGTGTTCTTGGAATCGTCGGCCGCCATCGCAAGCTCGGTGGTTGGGCATATTTTTTCGCTTCGATTTGCCTGACGCCTTTACTTGGGCTTTTGCTATTGATGGCCTCCGACCCGCGCCATCGTCGCGGCTGAGGGTGGCCTGGGGCAGGATTGCGGCATCGCCGGATTGGCATCAGGTGAAATCATCCACCCGATACAAATCGGTTCGGTTGTCAGGGACTGCTGTTGTGAGGCATCTGCGTCGAAAAAATTAGCGGAAACGCACCAAGCTGTTGTTACAGGACCATGATTTTTTGAAAGAAAACCGCCAGTTCCTCAAAGCCATCCAGCGGCAGGACATGGGCGACATGCTGGTCAGGACGGATGATCAGTAGCGCCCCTGTATTGCGGTCGATCCCGCGCATATCAAAAATGTCAGGGGTCTGCTTGAGATCAGGGCAGAAGGCCTTTTCGTAGTCCGTCAGACGGTGGATCCCCTTGGTGGGCAGCAGCAGCTTTGGTAATGTTTCCAGTGTCATAGATTGATGCGGCAACTGGAACACGGCGCGCAGGTCAAAGAGACTGTCGATATCGGCCCCTTTGGGC from Parasedimentitalea psychrophila harbors:
- a CDS encoding ABC transporter substrate-binding protein, which codes for MSVNKLLFFILCVGLGLNLVVRGGQEAERNRLDLSTRPPAINELGAHKTVALGLVYNGNSHPQFREGVNMAVAEVNARGGLLGKPLGLIEMDEAALDPEERDRNVVARQLVENSALLAVIGHSTRANAAQAAILYDANSVIYLNALVAHKTLSNLPLDYTFAIIPDSRDIGEGIADAMSQLGLRSVAIVRDPSDLSGEIAIAATNRAAYRKIDIALQVTLHRQQASYQDLLTRLDQADVDALVILANRQMREGLLLDAARLRYDRPILLGHPEGFGLTAKDRFSENLVILKPSLFAEQENAYQVADFRRAFLRSYGVTPNGWAGQGYDAVLLLAAAVDAAQSLDPSVVAPALRNSLPWAGITVGYPHISPQPTDYSESLTFVPGNTLASDIFISSNR